The proteins below are encoded in one region of uncultured Eubacteriales bacterium:
- a CDS encoding conserved membrane hypothetical protein (Evidence 4 : Homologs of previously reported genes of unknown function) encodes MPDEKKDPLPSSEESAPVVYASPLKRVWAWVGVVYMVLMVLLVTYSLAFGSYLHGVGGLLVCPALGGVTASLVVLWYQEKSHSALQRILFLGTLGLCAVLSVLGLWSGIPGLLSNFGVRSWKN; translated from the coding sequence ATGCCGGACGAAAAAAAGGACCCTCTGCCTTCTTCGGAAGAGAGCGCCCCCGTGGTCTATGCAAGCCCCCTCAAACGGGTCTGGGCATGGGTGGGCGTGGTGTACATGGTTCTCATGGTGCTCCTTGTCACCTATTCCCTGGCCTTCGGCTCCTACCTCCACGGCGTTGGCGGTCTGCTGGTCTGCCCCGCCCTGGGCGGTGTAACCGCCTCCCTGGTTGTACTCTGGTATCAGGAGAAGTCACATAGCGCCCTCCAGCGCATCCTGTTCCTCGGCACGCTGGGGCTGTGCGCCGTGTTGTCCGTGCTGGGTCTCTGGAGCGGGATTCCAGGTCTGCTCAGCAACTTTGGGGTGAGATCATGGAAGAACTGA
- the mscL gene encoding mechanosensitive channel (Evidence 2a : Function of homologous gene experimentally demonstrated in an other organism; PubMedId : 10202137, 10352145, 14671322, 7511799, 8063098, 8412700, 8890153, 9756908, 9856938; Product type t : transporter), with product MNVKDVGGKAHGLLGEFKQFIARGNVMDLAVGVIIGGAFSSITSSLTADVIMPIVSIFLGGVDFSAMKLTLPNLFGVVTETPNTLNYGNFLNAVINFLIMALAVFVIVKLLNTFHRRKETPPAAPPAPSADVVLLTEIRDLLKEGKE from the coding sequence ATGAACGTAAAAGACGTGGGGGGCAAGGCCCACGGGCTGCTGGGGGAATTCAAGCAGTTTATCGCCCGGGGAAATGTGATGGATCTGGCCGTCGGCGTAATCATCGGCGGCGCGTTTTCCTCTATTACCAGTTCTCTTACCGCTGACGTGATCATGCCTATTGTGTCCATCTTCCTGGGCGGCGTGGACTTTTCCGCTATGAAGCTGACTTTGCCCAACCTCTTCGGCGTGGTTACCGAGACCCCCAACACTTTAAATTATGGCAACTTCCTCAACGCTGTCATCAATTTCCTCATCATGGCGTTGGCCGTCTTCGTCATTGTCAAACTCCTCAACACCTTCCACCGCAGGAAGGAGACACCCCCCGCCGCGCCCCCCGCCCCCAGCGCGGACGTGGTCCTGCTCACAGAGATTCGTGATTTGCTGAAGGAGGGTAAGGAGTAA
- a CDS encoding hypothetical protein (Evidence 5 : No homology to any previously reported sequences), which produces MAEATKRSPTTCGTLVCVLHETWYEEVMWGLQLRLSSHPERRTSLRYLGQPRLINGWLWYCCSNLNAPVCLTWGKQR; this is translated from the coding sequence GTGGCGGAGGCAACGAAACGTTCTCCGACTACCTGTGGGACCCTTGTTTGCGTCCTGCATGAAACCTGGTATGAAGAGGTAATGTGGGGTCTGCAACTGAGGCTTTCGTCTCACCCGGAGCGACGGACCAGTCTGAGATATCTGGGGCAGCCACGCCTAATTAACGGCTGGCTGTGGTACTGCTGCTCTAACTTAAATGCTCCCGTATGCCTGACGTGGGGTAAACAACGATAA
- the serS gene encoding Serine--tRNA ligase has protein sequence MLDIKFFRENPESVKENIKKKFQDEKLPLVDQVLALDKENRDTIQAAQELRTARNALSKQVGILMGQSKKDPSKLAEAEAVKAQVTADAQRLTELEERESELAEELRKLMLVIPNIIDPSVPIGKSDEQNVEVERFGEASVPSFPIPYHTEIMDSFDGIDLEAAGRVSGAGFYYLLGDIARLHEAVLAYGRDFMIDKGFTYCIPPFMIHGNVVEGVMSQTDMDAMMYKIEGEDLYLIGTSEHSMIGRYIDQMLPENALPQTLTSYSPCFRKEKGSHGIEERGVYRIHQFEKQEMIVLCTPEESMDWYEKLWRFSVELFRSMDIPVRQLECCSGDLADLKVKSCDIEAWSPRQQKFFEVCSCSNLGDAQARRLKIRVKGEDGRTYLPHTLNNTCVAPPRMLIALLENNLQSDGTVLVPKVLQPYMGGKAVLTPKK, from the coding sequence ATGCTGGATATTAAATTTTTTCGGGAGAACCCCGAAAGCGTCAAGGAGAACATTAAAAAGAAGTTTCAGGATGAAAAACTCCCTCTGGTGGATCAGGTCTTAGCTCTGGACAAGGAGAATCGGGACACGATCCAGGCCGCCCAGGAGCTGCGCACCGCCCGCAACGCGCTTTCTAAGCAAGTAGGCATTCTTATGGGGCAAAGCAAAAAAGACCCCTCTAAGCTGGCCGAGGCCGAGGCAGTGAAGGCCCAGGTCACCGCCGATGCCCAGCGTCTCACTGAGCTGGAGGAACGGGAGTCCGAGCTTGCCGAGGAGCTGCGTAAGCTCATGCTGGTTATTCCCAACATCATCGATCCCAGCGTGCCCATCGGTAAGAGCGACGAGCAGAACGTGGAAGTGGAGCGCTTTGGAGAGGCGTCCGTACCCAGCTTCCCCATCCCCTACCACACGGAGATTATGGACTCCTTCGACGGCATCGACCTGGAGGCTGCGGGTCGGGTCTCGGGAGCTGGTTTTTACTACCTGCTGGGGGACATCGCCCGGCTCCACGAGGCGGTGCTGGCCTACGGGCGGGACTTCATGATCGATAAGGGTTTCACCTATTGCATCCCCCCCTTCATGATCCATGGTAACGTAGTGGAGGGCGTCATGAGCCAGACCGATATGGACGCCATGATGTATAAAATAGAGGGCGAGGATCTCTATCTCATCGGCACCAGCGAGCACTCCATGATCGGCCGGTATATTGACCAAATGCTTCCTGAAAACGCCCTGCCCCAGACCCTTACCTCATATTCCCCCTGCTTCCGCAAGGAAAAAGGCTCCCACGGCATCGAAGAGCGGGGCGTCTACCGCATCCACCAGTTTGAAAAGCAGGAGATGATTGTCCTGTGCACGCCGGAGGAGAGCATGGACTGGTACGAAAAGCTCTGGAGGTTTTCGGTGGAGCTCTTCCGCAGTATGGACATTCCCGTCCGCCAGCTGGAGTGCTGCTCCGGGGACCTGGCTGACCTGAAGGTCAAGTCCTGCGACATTGAGGCGTGGAGCCCCCGGCAGCAGAAGTTTTTTGAAGTCTGTTCCTGCTCCAACCTGGGTGACGCCCAGGCGCGGCGGCTGAAGATTCGCGTCAAGGGCGAGGACGGCAGGACCTACCTCCCCCACACTCTCAACAACACCTGCGTGGCACCCCCCCGTATGCTCATCGCCCTGCTGGAAAACAACCTCCAGAGCGACGGCACCGTCCTGGTCCCCAAGGTTCTCCAGCCCTATATGGGCGGAAAAGCCGTTTTGACACCAAAAAAATAA
- a CDS encoding conserved hypothetical protein (Evidence 4 : Homologs of previously reported genes of unknown function), with translation MNQEQDRREEHHRLQREADQSRPKKKVSVVGYLAILFAAAFLLLLLSYFMQQRSSEAAISGLKDTMSSFQSVETLVDTNKRLQEENADLTEQVDKLDLRITALEKERLEMEKTSAEQEKQLQAMDWFWRIQRAYSKGSRSDAKTLIEQFEATGLPASLPQTSSAISDGPSPADQYDALLAALGIQKAEP, from the coding sequence ATGAATCAGGAACAAGACCGCCGGGAGGAGCACCATCGTCTCCAGCGTGAGGCTGACCAGTCCCGGCCAAAGAAAAAGGTCTCTGTGGTGGGCTACCTCGCCATTCTCTTCGCCGCCGCCTTTTTGCTGTTGCTCCTGTCCTACTTCATGCAGCAGCGCAGCAGCGAGGCCGCCATCTCAGGCCTGAAGGACACAATGAGTTCCTTCCAATCGGTGGAGACTCTGGTAGACACCAATAAGCGTCTCCAGGAGGAGAACGCGGACCTGACCGAACAGGTAGATAAGCTGGACCTGCGCATCACCGCCCTCGAAAAGGAGCGATTGGAAATGGAAAAAACCAGCGCTGAGCAGGAGAAGCAGCTTCAGGCTATGGATTGGTTCTGGCGCATCCAGCGGGCCTACTCCAAGGGCTCCCGGTCGGACGCTAAAACACTCATTGAGCAGTTTGAAGCCACCGGCCTTCCCGCTTCGCTGCCACAGACAAGCTCCGCCATCTCCGATGGCCCCTCCCCTGCCGATCAGTATGACGCCCTCCTCGCCGCTCTTGGCATCCAGAAGGCGGAGCCCTGA
- the parB gene encoding putative chromosome-partitioning protein ParB (Evidence 3 : Function proposed based on presence of conserved amino acid motif, structural feature or limited homology), which translates to MATKDRGLGKGLGSLLGDAALQTQEGGSVLLPIAQVEPGLKQPRKHFDDEALNDLADSIRNHGLIQPLTVRRLSSGYYQIIAGERRWRASKLAGLTEVPAMIIEADDRKVMELGLIENLQREDLNPIEEAAGYKVLMEEYGLTQEEVSQQVGKSRPAVTNAMRLLSLPDPVRHLLERGKLSAGHARALLPLPRNILKKETAQRIIDEDLSVRQTEALVKRLLKEEENLDGDGQPQPIPEDPNKIYREAAAKDLSARLGRKVSISHGAKKGKVELEYYDDNDLTALLDILEQMPRSGKGGR; encoded by the coding sequence ATGGCTACGAAAGACCGGGGCCTGGGCAAGGGCCTGGGCTCTCTCCTGGGGGATGCGGCTCTTCAAACCCAGGAGGGCGGCTCCGTACTCCTCCCCATTGCCCAGGTGGAACCGGGGCTCAAACAGCCCCGCAAGCACTTTGACGACGAGGCACTAAACGACCTGGCTGATTCTATCCGCAACCACGGTCTCATCCAGCCCCTCACCGTACGGCGGCTCTCTTCTGGCTATTATCAGATTATTGCCGGGGAGCGGCGCTGGCGAGCTTCCAAGCTTGCGGGTCTCACCGAGGTCCCCGCCATGATCATCGAGGCCGATGACCGCAAGGTCATGGAGCTGGGCCTGATCGAAAATCTCCAGCGCGAGGACTTAAACCCCATTGAAGAGGCCGCCGGATACAAAGTGCTTATGGAGGAATACGGCCTCACCCAGGAGGAGGTGTCCCAGCAAGTCGGCAAGTCCCGGCCCGCCGTCACCAACGCAATGCGCCTTCTCTCTCTGCCCGATCCGGTTCGCCATCTGTTGGAACGGGGCAAGCTGTCTGCAGGGCATGCCCGGGCCCTTCTGCCTCTCCCCCGCAACATTTTAAAAAAGGAGACCGCCCAGCGCATTATCGACGAGGACCTGTCCGTTCGTCAGACCGAGGCGCTGGTCAAGCGTCTTCTTAAGGAAGAAGAAAATCTGGACGGGGACGGCCAGCCCCAACCCATTCCGGAGGATCCGAACAAGATCTATCGTGAGGCCGCCGCCAAGGACCTGTCCGCCCGGCTGGGCCGCAAAGTCTCTATCAGCCACGGTGCGAAAAAGGGCAAAGTAGAGCTGGAGTACTACGACGACAACGACCTCACCGCGCTTCTGGACATTCTGGAGCAGATGCCCCGTAGCGGGAAGGGAGGCCGCTGA
- the soj gene encoding Sporulation initiation inhibitor protein soj has product MAKVIAVTNQKGGVGKSTTAVNLTAALKAQGARVLVCDFDPQGSCTTGLGVDKSTAFPSIYDIVIGEAECPKGIVSTAYGDILPANKALAGATVEMIALERREYRLKDALAQVSADYDYILIDCPPSLELLTLNALCAADTVLIPVQCEFYALEGLSDLISTIRIMKKSLNPGIAIEGVLLTMYDGRTNLSMQVAEEVKRHFPGQVYATVIPRSVRLAEAPSFGKPITAYDPLSRGSEAYLELAKEVIEQNTGKEG; this is encoded by the coding sequence ATGGCAAAGGTCATTGCTGTTACAAACCAAAAGGGCGGCGTGGGAAAAAGCACCACCGCGGTCAATCTGACGGCCGCCCTGAAAGCTCAGGGGGCTCGAGTATTGGTATGCGACTTCGATCCCCAGGGAAGTTGCACCACCGGCCTGGGGGTGGACAAGTCCACCGCGTTCCCTAGCATTTATGATATTGTCATTGGGGAGGCCGAATGCCCAAAGGGCATCGTCTCCACCGCCTATGGTGATATCCTTCCGGCTAACAAGGCTCTGGCTGGAGCCACGGTGGAGATGATTGCCCTGGAGCGCCGGGAATACCGGCTCAAGGACGCCTTGGCCCAAGTGAGCGCCGACTATGACTACATCCTGATCGACTGCCCCCCCTCCCTGGAGCTTCTCACTCTGAACGCCCTGTGCGCCGCGGACACAGTCCTTATCCCTGTCCAGTGCGAGTTTTATGCGCTGGAGGGTTTGTCCGACCTTATCTCTACCATTCGCATCATGAAGAAGTCCCTTAACCCGGGCATTGCTATCGAGGGGGTGCTCCTCACCATGTATGACGGGCGTACGAACCTCTCCATGCAGGTGGCGGAGGAGGTCAAGCGCCACTTTCCAGGGCAGGTCTATGCCACAGTCATCCCCCGCAGCGTCCGCCTTGCCGAGGCTCCCAGCTTTGGTAAGCCCATCACCGCTTACGACCCCCTCTCCCGCGGCTCCGAAGCCTATCTGGAGCTTGCCAAAGAGGTCATTGAACAGAACACCGGAAAGGAAGGATAA
- the noc gene encoding Nucleoid occlusion protein: protein MALGRKKGLFESNRVLFLPIESIFPNPSQPRRFFSQEGLEELAASIKEHGVLQPLSVRKVEGSYELVSGERRLRASKLAGLTEVPCILVKVDSEESSLLALVENLQRRDLDFVEEAAALARLIRTYGLSQEETARRIGKSQSAVANKLRLLRLSPDVLTLLRERGYTERHARALLRLGSDELQLQAARAVVEGGFTVSRTEEYVEAVLSPVPDKPTPKRKPTFLIKDVRFFLNTITRGLTMMKTAGVNAACERKETDDSILLTIRIPKAAS from the coding sequence ATGGCGCTGGGCCGCAAGAAAGGTCTCTTTGAGAGCAACCGCGTCCTGTTTCTCCCCATTGAGAGCATCTTTCCCAACCCGTCGCAGCCCCGGCGGTTCTTCTCTCAGGAGGGTCTGGAGGAGTTGGCCGCCAGCATCAAGGAGCACGGGGTGCTCCAGCCCCTTTCGGTACGCAAGGTGGAGGGCAGCTACGAACTGGTCTCAGGCGAACGGCGTCTACGGGCGTCCAAGCTGGCGGGCCTCACGGAAGTCCCCTGCATTTTGGTAAAGGTGGACAGCGAGGAGTCCTCCCTGCTGGCCCTGGTGGAAAACCTTCAGCGCCGGGATCTGGACTTTGTGGAGGAAGCCGCGGCTCTGGCACGGCTTATCCGCACCTATGGCCTATCCCAAGAGGAGACCGCCAGGCGCATTGGTAAGAGTCAGTCGGCGGTGGCCAACAAGCTGCGCCTCCTGCGCCTCTCCCCCGATGTGCTCACCCTCCTGCGGGAGCGGGGTTACACCGAACGGCATGCCCGCGCCCTCCTCCGTCTGGGGAGCGATGAACTCCAGCTCCAGGCAGCCCGGGCGGTGGTGGAGGGCGGCTTTACTGTCTCCCGAACTGAGGAGTACGTGGAGGCCGTCCTCTCCCCCGTACCGGACAAGCCCACCCCAAAGCGAAAGCCCACCTTCTTAATTAAGGATGTTCGCTTTTTCCTCAATACCATTACCCGGGGTCTCACTATGATGAAGACCGCCGGCGTAAACGCCGCCTGCGAGCGGAAGGAGACCGACGACAGCATCCTTCTCACGATCCGAATTCCCAAGGCAGCGAGCTGA
- the cat gene encoding 4-hydroxybutyrate coenzyme A transferase, which translates to MGYQEEYQRKRVTAEEAVKAVKSGDWVDYSFCANHPVDLDKALAARLAAEEDLTDLNFRGAVALWQPEVTKLPHAAERITWNSWHSSGVERRLCDAGIGFYSPIRFSEMPRYYRENIRHVDVAMFQVAPMDSHGYFNFGLNATYLAAMCEVAERIIVEVNPNMPVCLGGFEESIHISQVDMIVEGSGAPMGQLPAAPAGEVDQAVARLIVPQIPNGACLQLGIGGMPNAVGSLIARSDLKDLGVHSEMYVDAFVDIAAAGKITGARKALNRGRAVFAFGAGTQKLYDYVNRNPAVMAAPVDYVNDVRTISAHDNFISINNAVEVDLFGQVASESAGTRHISGAGGQLDFVLGAYLSKGGKSFICCSSATQGRDGSLKSRISPTITPGGIITATRTNLHYLVTEYGMVNLKGLTTWQRSEAIISVAHPQFRDELIAKAGEMGIWKRSNKR; encoded by the coding sequence ATGGGATATCAGGAAGAGTATCAGCGCAAGCGCGTTACGGCGGAGGAAGCGGTCAAGGCCGTCAAATCCGGCGACTGGGTGGACTACAGCTTCTGCGCCAACCACCCCGTGGACCTGGACAAGGCTCTCGCCGCGCGCCTGGCGGCGGAGGAGGACCTGACTGATCTGAACTTTCGGGGCGCGGTGGCCCTGTGGCAGCCCGAGGTCACCAAGCTGCCCCACGCGGCGGAGCGCATTACCTGGAACTCGTGGCACTCCTCGGGCGTTGAGCGTCGGCTCTGCGATGCGGGCATCGGGTTCTACAGCCCCATCCGTTTCTCTGAAATGCCCCGGTATTACCGGGAAAATATCCGGCACGTAGACGTCGCCATGTTCCAGGTGGCCCCGATGGACAGCCACGGCTACTTCAACTTTGGCCTCAACGCCACCTATCTCGCCGCCATGTGCGAGGTGGCCGAGCGCATTATCGTGGAGGTCAACCCCAACATGCCCGTCTGCCTGGGAGGGTTTGAGGAGAGCATTCACATCTCCCAGGTAGACATGATCGTGGAGGGCAGCGGCGCCCCCATGGGCCAACTTCCCGCGGCCCCTGCTGGCGAGGTGGACCAGGCCGTGGCCCGGCTCATCGTGCCCCAAATCCCCAACGGCGCATGCCTCCAATTGGGCATCGGCGGCATGCCTAACGCGGTGGGTAGCCTCATTGCCCGGTCCGACCTGAAGGACCTGGGCGTCCACAGCGAGATGTACGTGGACGCCTTTGTGGACATCGCCGCCGCAGGCAAGATCACCGGCGCGCGCAAAGCCCTGAACCGGGGCCGGGCGGTGTTCGCCTTCGGCGCAGGCACCCAAAAGCTCTATGACTACGTTAACCGGAATCCCGCAGTAATGGCCGCGCCGGTGGACTACGTGAACGACGTGCGCACCATTTCGGCCCACGACAACTTCATCTCGATCAACAACGCCGTGGAGGTGGATCTCTTCGGCCAGGTCGCCAGCGAGAGCGCGGGCACCCGCCACATCAGCGGCGCAGGCGGCCAGCTTGACTTTGTCCTGGGGGCCTACCTCTCCAAGGGCGGGAAGAGCTTTATCTGCTGCTCCTCCGCCACCCAGGGGAGGGACGGCTCTCTCAAGAGCCGCATCTCCCCCACCATCACCCCCGGAGGTATCATCACCGCCACCCGCACCAACCTTCACTACTTAGTTACCGAGTACGGCATGGTGAACCTGAAGGGCCTCACTACCTGGCAGAGGTCCGAGGCCATCATCTCTGTAGCCCACCCCCAATTCCGGGACGAACTCATTGCCAAAGCCGGTGAGATGGGGATTTGGAAACGGTCCAACAAACGGTAA
- a CDS encoding conserved membrane hypothetical protein (Evidence 4 : Homologs of previously reported genes of unknown function): MADQPTPRQTAAEFFLLTLGSALVSVGVYFFKFPNHFSMGGVSGLSVLLGAVFPSLSPGTFNAIVNTLFLVLGFIFLNKSFGLKTVYCSLVYSGLIQLLEWLCPLSAPLTTNRMLEAFFAILLPALGAGILFNLNASTGGTDIAAMILKRFSGMDVGRALLFSDLLIAAAALFVFDIETGLFSLLGLALKSVLVDSVVESMNRRKMLNIITSHPEIACDYITKTLGRGATIWEGKGAYTHETHWVVLTVLSRNQAVLLRRYLRTEDPSAFFLASNSSEIFGKGFLRA; the protein is encoded by the coding sequence ATGGCAGACCAACCCACACCCAGACAGACCGCCGCGGAGTTTTTTCTTCTCACCCTGGGGTCCGCCCTAGTCTCCGTAGGTGTCTATTTTTTTAAATTCCCTAACCACTTTTCTATGGGCGGCGTGTCCGGCCTGTCGGTCCTATTGGGCGCGGTCTTTCCCTCCCTCTCCCCCGGCACCTTCAACGCCATCGTCAACACCCTCTTTCTGGTGCTGGGCTTCATCTTCTTAAATAAGAGCTTTGGGCTGAAGACGGTCTACTGCTCCCTGGTCTATTCGGGCCTAATCCAGCTCCTGGAATGGCTCTGCCCCCTCTCCGCACCCCTCACCACCAACCGGATGCTGGAGGCCTTCTTTGCCATTCTCCTCCCCGCCCTGGGCGCGGGCATCCTCTTCAACCTCAACGCCTCCACCGGCGGCACCGATATTGCCGCCATGATCCTTAAGCGGTTCTCCGGCATGGACGTGGGCCGCGCCCTCCTCTTTTCCGACCTACTCATCGCTGCCGCCGCCCTCTTCGTCTTCGATATCGAGACCGGCCTCTTTTCCCTGCTGGGTCTGGCCCTCAAGTCGGTGCTGGTGGACAGCGTGGTGGAGTCCATGAATCGCCGGAAGATGCTTAACATTATCACATCCCACCCGGAAATCGCCTGTGACTACATCACCAAGACGCTGGGCCGGGGCGCCACCATCTGGGAGGGCAAGGGGGCCTATACCCACGAGACCCACTGGGTCGTGCTTACAGTCCTCAGCCGAAACCAGGCCGTCCTCCTGCGCCGCTACCTGCGCACCGAGGACCCCTCCGCCTTTTTCCTAGCCTCCAACTCCAGCGAGATCTTCGGCAAAGGGTTCCTCCGGGCTTGA
- a CDS encoding conserved exported hypothetical protein (Evidence 4 : Homologs of previously reported genes of unknown function), which produces MFRRLTAALLTVALLCCVPAAAAAGSRYSDVPPDDWSVTSIEKATEYGLMEGISASTFGYGYQMNRASFVTVLCRMFGWTQVTAAPSYTDTASHWASGWIEAALQHGAVESGGAFRPDDSITREEMAVMLVRALDYDQLASSMASNALPFTDIATGASNRGYIALAFRFGIINGVKQDDGTYRFFPDQPSNRETAAAMLVRVYERYTSKIDWLHAFYAFGSYSQISLTAQMDAVSVGWARLDVDPLSGPYLNQTTTGGNEWNIPSGASLATDAFKANGIPYNLSVFSSTSDALTLSDGTVTSDLAAILASEAARTQAVAAIVAAVGPYNGVTIDFEGLREDKREAFTAFMTALRAALPADKALWAAVQPPDWYKGYDYRALGELCDKVILMAHDYKDRSTPVVGSSSTDNPVTPFPQVAEALAAITDPDTGVRDKSKIALAIAIDSAGYQIDSNGKIAAATLYSPGVDTLTNRLRQADAVRGWSDVYRNPYLTYTGDDGSTYRVWYEDAQSVMEKIQLAAMFGVTGVSLWRLGNIPTVSDPGLDYDVWSSLLTHR; this is translated from the coding sequence ATGTTTCGTAGACTCACCGCGGCCCTTTTGACGGTCGCTCTCCTCTGTTGTGTCCCCGCGGCCGCCGCGGCGGGCAGCCGGTATTCCGACGTGCCGCCCGACGACTGGTCGGTCACCTCCATTGAGAAGGCTACCGAGTACGGCCTGATGGAGGGGATTTCCGCCAGCACCTTCGGCTACGGGTATCAGATGAACCGGGCCTCCTTTGTAACAGTGCTCTGCCGCATGTTCGGCTGGACTCAGGTGACTGCCGCCCCCTCTTATACCGACACCGCCTCCCATTGGGCCTCGGGCTGGATCGAGGCCGCCCTGCAGCACGGTGCTGTGGAATCGGGGGGGGCCTTCCGGCCAGATGATTCCATTACTCGTGAGGAGATGGCCGTCATGTTGGTACGCGCCTTGGACTATGACCAATTGGCCTCCTCCATGGCGAGCAATGCCCTCCCCTTCACCGATATCGCCACCGGGGCCTCCAACCGGGGCTACATCGCCTTGGCCTTCCGATTTGGAATCATCAACGGCGTGAAACAGGATGACGGAACCTACCGTTTCTTCCCGGACCAGCCCTCCAACAGGGAGACTGCCGCGGCTATGCTGGTGCGGGTCTACGAGCGGTACACCTCTAAAATCGACTGGCTCCACGCCTTTTACGCCTTTGGCTCTTACTCCCAGATCAGCCTGACAGCCCAGATGGACGCGGTCAGCGTGGGTTGGGCGCGGCTGGACGTGGACCCCCTCTCCGGCCCCTACCTGAACCAGACAACCACTGGAGGCAACGAGTGGAACATCCCCTCCGGCGCCTCCCTCGCCACCGATGCCTTTAAGGCAAACGGCATCCCCTACAACCTGAGCGTCTTCTCCTCCACCAGCGACGCCCTCACCCTCTCCGACGGCACCGTGACCAGCGACCTGGCCGCCATCCTGGCCAGCGAGGCCGCCCGCACCCAGGCCGTGGCCGCCATCGTCGCCGCTGTGGGGCCTTATAACGGTGTCACCATTGACTTCGAGGGCCTGCGGGAGGATAAGCGCGAGGCCTTCACTGCCTTCATGACCGCCCTGCGCGCCGCCCTCCCGGCAGATAAAGCCCTCTGGGCGGCCGTCCAGCCTCCCGACTGGTATAAGGGGTACGACTACCGGGCTTTAGGCGAGCTCTGCGACAAGGTCATTCTCATGGCCCACGACTATAAGGACCGCTCAACCCCCGTGGTGGGCTCCTCCTCCACCGATAACCCGGTAACCCCCTTCCCTCAGGTGGCCGAAGCCTTGGCCGCCATCACCGACCCGGACACCGGCGTGCGGGATAAGAGCAAGATCGCTCTGGCTATCGCCATCGACAGCGCGGGCTATCAGATTGACTCAAATGGCAAAATCGCCGCTGCCACCCTCTACTCCCCCGGTGTGGACACCCTTACCAACCGTCTCCGCCAGGCTGATGCAGTGCGGGGCTGGTCGGACGTGTACCGCAACCCCTACCTCACCTACACCGGGGACGATGGCTCTACCTACCGCGTTTGGTATGAGGATGCGCAGAGCGTCATGGAAAAAATTCAACTTGCTGCCATGTTCGGCGTCACCGGCGTCTCCCTCTGGCGGCTGGGCAATATCCCTACAGTGAGTGACCCGGGTCTAGACTACGACGTCTGGAGTTCTCTCCTCACCCATAGATGA
- the xpt gene encoding Xanthine phosphoribosyltransferase produces MELLEQRIRKDGKIREGGVLKVDSFLNHQMDINLFCEIGKEFHRLFGEGQVTKILTIEASGIGIACLTAQYFHVPVIFAKKNKTKNIAGEVYTSKVESFTHGKVYDIIVSKEFLLPSDRVLIIDDFLANGSALQGLIKLVQDAGATLVGAGICVEKAFQPGGDLIRGMGVRLESLAKIKSMSVKDGVEFC; encoded by the coding sequence ATGGAGCTACTGGAGCAGCGCATCCGCAAGGACGGAAAGATCAGAGAGGGCGGCGTCTTGAAGGTAGACAGCTTCCTCAACCACCAGATGGATATCAACCTCTTCTGCGAGATCGGCAAGGAATTTCACCGCCTGTTCGGCGAGGGGCAGGTCACCAAGATTTTAACCATCGAGGCCTCGGGCATCGGGATCGCCTGCCTCACAGCCCAATACTTCCACGTGCCTGTCATCTTCGCCAAGAAGAACAAGACCAAGAACATCGCCGGGGAGGTATATACCTCCAAGGTGGAGTCCTTTACCCATGGGAAGGTGTACGACATTATTGTCTCCAAGGAATTCCTCCTTCCTAGCGACCGTGTGCTCATTATCGACGACTTCCTCGCCAACGGCAGCGCCCTCCAGGGGCTCATCAAGCTGGTGCAGGACGCAGGGGCCACTCTGGTGGGTGCGGGTATATGCGTGGAGAAGGCCTTCCAGCCCGGCGGCGACCTCATCCGCGGGATGGGCGTCCGGCTGGAGAGCCTTGCAAAAATTAAGAGTATGAGCGTCAAAGACGGCGTAGAGTTTTGCTAG